From the Lathyrus oleraceus cultivar Zhongwan6 chromosome 4, CAAS_Psat_ZW6_1.0, whole genome shotgun sequence genome, one window contains:
- the LOC127138301 gene encoding scarecrow-like protein 13, giving the protein MQSSREGPNSDGLNFYHQPGQGIYLQGNLCVDRHGSSSQGTGFSFETNKEQCFPVESYPEIVGFMDCDSPSYASVSSNKSPFSPQDSQSCYSDHHQSSDNTYGSPISGMSSVDDGNDLKHKLRELENSLLGPDDFDIVDSYGSSMEASLHGACPSGRYNWDLIAENIPKLDMKEVLLLCAQAVSDGDIPTARGWMDNVLVKMVSVTGEPIQRLSAYLLEGLRARLESSGILIYKALKCEQPTSKELMSYMHVLYQICPYFKFAYISANAVIHETMANESRIHIIDFQIAQGTQWHLLIQALAHRPGGPPFIRVTGVDDSQSFHARGGGLQIVGQRLSDFARSCGVPFEFHSAAMSGCEVQQENLSIRPGEALAVNFPYILHHMPDESVSIENHRDRLLRLVKSLSPKVVTLVEQESNTNTSPFFHRFVETMDYYTAMFESIDVACAKDDKKRISTEQNCVARDIVNMIACEGIERVERHELFGKWRSRFSMAGFKQCQLSSSVMHSVENMLKDFNQNYRLEHRDGALYLNWMKRAMATSSAWR; this is encoded by the coding sequence ATGCAATCGTCTCGGGAAGGACCGAATTCAGACGGTCTCAATTTCTATCACCAACCTGGTCAGGGGATTTACCTACAAGGCAATCTATGTGTTGATAGACATGGTAGCAGCAGCCAGGGGACTGGTTTTTCTTTCGAAACTAACAAGGAGCAATGCTTCCCCGTGGAGTCATACCCGGAAATTGTTGGTTTCATGGATTGTGATTCCCCTTCCTATGCTAGTGTATCATCTAACAAGAGTCCGTTTTCTCCGCAAGATTCTCAGTCTTGCTATTCGGATCACCACCAGTCATCTGACAACACCTATGGATCGCCGATAAGCGGGATGTCTAGTGTTGATGATGGCAATGATTTGAAACACAAGCTTAGAGAGCTGGAGAATTCTTTATTGGGGCCTGATGATTTCGATATTGTTGACAGTTACGGCAGCAGCATGGAGGCTAGTCTCCACGGAGCATGTCCATCAGGTAGATATAATTGGGATCTGATTGCCGAAAATATTCCAAAGCTTGACATGAAAGAAGTCCTCTTGCTATGTGCACAAGCTGTGTCTGACGGCGATATTCCAACAGCAAGAGGCTGGATGGATAATGTATTGGTGAAGATGGTGTCGGTAACCGGAGAACCAATCCAGAGGTTAAGTGCTTACTTGTTGGAAGGGCTTAGAGCAAGGTTGGAATCGTCCGGAATCTTGATCTATAAAGCTTTGAAATGTGAACAACCAACAAGCAAAGAGCTAATGAGTTACATGCACGTCCTGTATCAGATTTGCCCATATTTTAAATTTGCATACATCTCTGCAAATGCGGTTATTCATGAAACAATGGCAAATGAATCCCGGATTCATATAATTGATTTCCAAATCGCACAGGGCACACAGTGGCATTTACTTATTCAAGCTCTTGCACACAGACCTGGTGGACCCCCTTTCATTCGAGTAACAGGTGTTGATGATTCCCAATCATTTCATGCTCGCGGTGGAGGACTTCAGATTGTAGGACAGCGGCTATCAGATTTCGCCAGATCTTGCGGAGTTCCGTTTGAGTTCCATAGTGCTGCAATGTCTGGTTGCGAAGTTCAACAAGAAAACCTTAGTATTAGACCCGGGGAAGCCCTTGCTGTAAATTTCCCTTATATTTTGCACCACATGCCAGATGAGAGTGTGAGCATAGAGAATCATAGAGACAGATTACTGAGATTGGTTAAAAGCTTGTCTCCAAAGGTTGTTACCCTTGTTGAGCAAGAATCCAACACCAATACTTCTCCTTTCTTTCATAGGTTTGTTGAGACAATGGACTATTACACAGCTATGTTCGAGTCAATAGATGTTGCTTGCGCCAAAGACGATAAGAAGCGGATTAGTACAGAGCAGAACTGCGTCGCACGGGACATTGTCAACATGATAGCCTGTGAGGGGATTGAAAGGGTTGAGAGGCATGAACTTTTTGGAAAGTGGAGGTCGAGATTCTCCATGGCTGGATTTAAACAATGCCAATTGAGTTCTTCAGTGATGCATTCTGTCGAAAATATGTTGAAGGACTTCAATCAAAATTACAGACTGGAACATAGAGATGGTGCTCTCTATCTTAACTGGATGAAGAGAGCTATGGCCACTTCATCTGCTTGGAGGTGA